The following coding sequences lie in one Anguilla rostrata isolate EN2019 chromosome 8, ASM1855537v3, whole genome shotgun sequence genomic window:
- the lrrc71 gene encoding leucine-rich repeat-containing protein 71 isoform X3: METQRTQWFDRAQGASHNQQDKSENMKKRGVKTPKDRRNSGNEDDPSRVAGQNVQDKSTVENIDDYQCCGSLDVDFPEVCALLGMIEVPAVTQRKKTSASQNTEQSTMEGSQSNVTNGDETTPWCPKPRLQVELENEEDPRSVREVKVLGWKVDERVSRALTKTLPALSSLQRLQTVALEGTPLPDECFHLLMAEDSKLAHLSLRNNRIGEEGARLIGGALSTARGANKSLQSLNLTFNAIGDCGAQHIAKGLRLNRTLLCLSLGFNHIGDDGASYLAEVLGPFSLSHKEIVERRRLLSRKDPLILSSDSARRASIPSSSSLERSTTKGSKPASKKRPPPKKEEKQAANQGAGAAGKKEDQKNSKKGADTKGPRVRGLRSGGKERSSSVLDVETADVAETVSPLLDTEAQHGQGRVSLPGNSVLTSLNLSGNRLTERSLRLFLKAVKEQDEGGLLRLSLSRNRFPLLNCETYLKIQEAMKHKDPLHKNIPAPVEEGRTAENLTDSGEMNQNNTHKEGHKQASKS, translated from the exons ATGGAAACGCAGAGGACGCAATGGTTTGACCGTGCTCAAG GAGCATCACACAACCAACAGGATAAATCTGAGAACATGAAGAAAAGAGGTGTAAAGACTCCCAAAGACAGACGGAATTCTGGGAATGAGGACGACCCCTCAAGAGTAGCAG GTCAAAATGTTCAGGACAAGTCTACAGTTGAAAACATAG aTGATTATCAGTGCTGTGGAAGCCTAGATGTAGATTTCCCAGAAGTCTGCGCTCTGCTGGGAATGATAGAAGTCCCCGCGGTAACCCAGCGGAAAAAGACCAGCgcctcacagaacacagagcaaaGCACCATGG AGGGCAGCCAATCGAATGTGACCAACGGTGACGAGACCACGCCCTGGTGCCctaagccccgcctccaggTGGAGCTGGAGAATGAGGAGGATCCACGCAGTGTCAGGGAGGTCAAAGTGCTTG GTTGGAAAGTCGACGAGAGGGTCTCTCGGGCGCTGACCAAGACCCTGCCGGCCCTGAGCAGCCTGCAGCGGCTTCA gACAGTGGCTTTGGAAGGAACTCCTCTCCCAGATGAGTGTTTCCACCTGCTGATGGCAGAAGACAGCAA gctcgcTCACCTCTCTCTGCGGAATAACCGGATTGGAGAGGAGGGGGCCCGGCTGATAGGCGGGGCCCTGTCCACGGCCCGCGGGGCCAACAAGAGCCTGCAGTCCCTCAACCTGACCTTCAACGCCATCGGAGACTGCGGGGCCCAGCACATCGCCAAG ggttTGCGTCTCAACCGCACTttgctgtgtctgtctctggGGTTCAATCACATCGGGGACGATGGGGCCAGCTATCTTGCCGAG GTGCTGGGGCCCTTCTCTCTGAGTCACAAGGAGAtcgtggagaggaggaggctgcTGAGCCGGAAGGATCCGCTG ATCCTGAGCTCAGACTCCGCCCGGCGAGCCTCCATCCCCAGCAGCTCCTCCCTGGAGCGCAGCACCACCAAGGGGAGCAAGCCCGCCTCCAAGAAGAGG CCTCCGCCCaagaaggaggagaagcaggCGGCCAATCAGGGCGCAGGAGCCGCTGGAAAGAAGGAGGACcagaaaaattctaaaaaaG gtgccGACACTAAGGGTCCCCGGGTCAGAGGTTTGAGGTCAGGGGGCAAAGAGCGGAGTTCGTCTGTGTTGGACGTAGAG ACTGCTGATGTCGCAGAGACAGtgagccccctgctggacacaGAGGCACAGCACGGCCAGGGACGCGTGTCACTGCCGGGCAACAGCGTCCTCACCTCCCTCAATCTATCAG GGAACCGGCTGACTGAGCGGTCGCTGCGTTTATTCCTGAAGGCGGTGAAAGAGCAGGACGAGGGCGGCCtcctccgcctctccctctcc agaaaccGCTTCCCACTACTGAACTGTGAAACCTACCTGAAGATTCAGGAAGCAATGAAGCACAAAGATCCTCTACACAAAAACATTCCCGCCCCCGTGGAGGAGGGCCGGACAGCGGAGAATTTGACTGACTCTGGGGAGATgaaccaaaataacacacacaaagaaggACACAAGCAAGCCTCAAAATCCTAG
- the LOC135261913 gene encoding uncharacterized protein LOC135261913 gives MLSQPRPAVPPQPCQSAGREQGAVELKSPELGSWRDDINMNTTANTSASSHQGYANSGPAESVRSRAVDQGLAAVDQQKDCNFAVQNHKPNIVHLAADPSSALDPNCNEPSLPCLCCNGYSPQDNNSTYNLNYINNNTVAFGQQTQSSCNELYQEGAHQAQQTPKLTQLPHSAPSGEEVDKTDDEDDTQNRKEVSREDYADEDDTLIPSCWDCPPSLLEFSLSSFTSSSSTSISGCSDLESDCPDAISLSCQDFPPEQSHSAHAFDDRPHASVLESYRPRESPLPVGSPLVLSTPSSDSTEEERSLEDDDGLLDLQKLSESVDELGKAIHRQAAQLAQWDLEGYLELRDELDHLEGLGLRSDPRGLEQFGSMFGEANLGHDGCPSEGETSSRPLDCSDAGAESSASSVFDDCVFQDLFVSSPLLPPPQPTMLPVVDRDAPAFTYMNMNASTPSPPTTSSTYSSSPSFTIASSSSSSPPREAKAPSSSLSVPPSQPIPYFTFHSSASSLTSLPPPIPPPRRKRQARLEALKKAAVQNDGTPASQRPPLPPPPPPLPPAAPPAHAPLDRPAPTLPAPPPPSFHALDDEIRKLLILAGVTQDELLKLGPELGVGVMELMEPEGAEVPEPAGPGEVEGTETRAGFRGVREGRQSVARRERDECREREREERWREVNGYGVSGEMTKDRSLEGQMGRGGRDTLRTTSFTEAGRKQWGNGSSSPSSSRRHGFGYDAGFDSYYSITTSFRNNNNNNNPSSSAAPSSRPSPPSPPPLPQPPPLPPANLSSVPSKKRRPERFDWLIEFSPDTDAASKPGAADGRGEGGAQKLAAGAKVTTFKELRRQSRQNPAPAAIHKEPDPAAVTPDPDFLYSLKWATEGVDGDDPRWEYGARARTSVLQPPPVTPLAPLREMLPAGRGGPVPHPFPLIGCSVCERRLQTAAEEREEAEATKRGRADGGLTLDSGTAVCSLSFAESVQRGGALATDGVRAQLGGQGLFSPCMQEKRALLSPISLAVDAILAQFNSSRTLVQKVQSGDSRVNPSLGRLVLQCLCPALSGLLSDGLKPNQTDLITGRRPNSPWGLVQACTGPGPSTQAMHSLQCQVSQLPQLRQSRHRFNAFLLGLLNIKLLDHWVFHLQSCDDVLDTHYHPTSFMWLSRTSCQPLFEELLLLLQPLSLLTFNIDLLFQHHHFDPASPTPSAANYGRENAGPANRACSFRIPGLSCWRRDQSWNTSKQAPGVSDDQPKTKLTALANNSNNGLNGRANGSPVSANKGEAANHILWKEWEIAPHSVDNLSQQAGQTVQQGWGSVVQWGRKVGQSWGSYNKAEQKASPLPPDSWLSNAPLQYDYITHEAQRNPVPECSSAAPWVLGMLFGASRGQKDPRRCPTSARRPSHWLAPGVSVLSRIAAPAQNSGSGEREKERERERAGEREHPTLARPVRTQRDHRPRGQLY, from the exons ATGCTGTCTCAACCTCGTCCCGCTGTGCCCCCCCAGCCTTGCCAGTCTGCCGGCCGCGAACAGGGTGCAGTGGAACTAAAGTCCCCTGAGCTGGGCTCCTGGAGGGATGATATAAACATGAACACCACCGCCAACACTTCTGCTTCCTCCCACCAAGGTTATGCAAACAGTGGACCGGCCGAGTCCGTCAGGTCAAGGGCAGTCGACCAGGGCCTGGCTGCCGTAGATCAGCAAAAGGACTGCAACTTTGCAGTACAGAACCACAAGCCCAATATTGTTCATTTAGCGGCTGACCCAAGCTCTGCTCTCGACCCGAACTGCAATGAGCCCAGCCTGCCATGTCTGTGTTGTAACGGTTACTCGCCTCAGGACAACAACAGCACCTATAACCTCAACTACATAAACAACAACACCGTTGCCTTTGGGCAGCAAACCCAAAGCAGTTGCAATGAGTTATATCAGGAGGGTGCACACCAAGCTCAGCAGACCCCCAAACTGACCCAGTTGccacacagcgccccctctggcgaGGAGGTCGACAAAACTGATGATGAAGACGACACACAGAACCGCAAAGAGGTTTCTCGTGAAGACTATGCTGATGAGGATGACACCCTCATTCCCTCCTGTTGGGATTGTCCCCCTTCTCTACTGGaattctccctctcctcattcACCTCTTCTTCATCCACCTCCATCAGCGGGTGCTCAGACCTTGAATCCGACTGTCCCGacgccatctctctctcctgtcaagATTTCCCACCTGAGCAGTCCCACTCGGCCCACGCCTTTGATGACCGACCGCATGCTTCCGTCCTCGAATCATACCGCCCTCGTGAATCACCCCTGCCCGTAGGGTCCCCCTTGGTTTTGTCTACCCCCTCCTCCGATtccacagaggaggagaggtcgCTAGAGGATGACGACGGGCTCCTGGACCTGCAGAAACTTTCGGAATCGGTGGACGAACTCGGGAAGGCGATCCACCGTCAGGCTGCTCAGCTGGCCCAGTGGGATTTGGAGGGCTACCTGGAACTCCGAGATGAGCTTGATCACCTGGAAGGTCTGGGGCTGAGGAGCGACCCTCGGGGGCTTGAGCAATTCGGCTCCATGTTCGGTGAGGCAAATCTGGGACACGACGGCTGTCCGTCAGAAGGGGAAACGTCGTCCAGACCCCTGGACTGCTCAGATGCAGGCGCTGAGTCATCCGCTTCCTCGGTTTTTGATGACTGTGTCTTCCAAGACTTATTCGTCTCCTCCCCCTTGCTGCCTCCCCCGCAGCCCACCATGCTTCCTGTTGTGGACAGGGACGCGCCCGCGTTCACGTACATGAACATGAACGCCAGCACGCcgagcccccccaccacctcctcaaCCTACTCTTCCTCACCCTCTTTTACTAtcgcttcctcctcctcttcctcaccccccCGTGAGGCCAaagctccctcctcctccctctccgtcCCACCATCGCAGCCCATCCCCTACTTCACCTTCcactcctccgcctcctccctcacctccctccctcctcctatCCCCCCACCTCGGAGGAAGCGCCAAGCCCGACTGGAAGCCCTGAAGAAGGCTGCTGTCCAGAATGACGGCACGCCTGCTTCCCAACGcccgcctcttcctcctcctcctcctcctctaccccctgctgctcctcctgcccaTGCCCCGCTGGATCGCCCAGCTCCCACATTACCGGCACCTCCTCCGCCTTCCTTTCATGCCCTGGATGACGAGATCAGAAAGCTGCTGATCCTGGCCGGGGTGACCCAGGACGAGCTGCTGAAACTGGGCCCCGAGCTCGGAGTCGGGGTGATGGAGCTGATGGAGCCGGAGGGCGCGGAGGTGCCCGAGCCTGCGGGAccgggagaggtggagggaacCGAAACCAGAGCGGGATTCCGAGGCGTGAGGGAGGGAAGACAGAGTGTGGCTAGGAGAGAAAGGGAtgagtgcagagagagagagcgggaagagaggtggagagaagtAAATGGATATGGAGTCAGCGGAGAGATGACGAAGGACAGGTCGTTAGAGGGACAGATGGGGAGGGGTGGTAGAGACACACTGAGGACAACTTCGTTTACTGAGGCGGGAAGGAAGCAGTGGGGAAATGGCAGCAGCAGCCCCAGCTCCAGCCGTCGCCACGGGTTTGGCTACGACGCCGGATTTGACTCTTACTATAGCATCACTACGAGCTTccgcaacaacaacaacaacaacaacccctCGTCAAGTGCTGCTCCCTCTTCGAGACCCTCGCCTCCCTCACCCCCGCCGCtgccccagcctccccccctgccccctgcgaATCTGAGCAGCGTTCCCTCCAAGAAACGTCGGCCGGAGCGCTTTGACTGGCTGATCGAGTTCTCCCCCGATACCGACGCCGCGTCCAAGCCCGGGGCCGCCGACGGACGGGGGGAAGGCGGCGCGCAGAAACTCGCGGCCGGGGCGAAAGTGACCACCTTCAAAGAGCTGCGCAGGCAAAGCAGGCAGAACCCCGCGCCCGCCGCGATCCACAAAGAACCGGACCCGGCCGCCGTCACCCCGGACCCGGACTTCCTGTACAGCCTGAAGTGGGCGACGGAGGGCGTCGACGGCGACGACCCCCGTTGGGAGTACGGCGCCCGCGCGCGAACCTCTGTCCTTCAGCCGCCTCCCGTCACCCCATTGGCCCCCCTGAGGGAAATGCTGCCGGCGGGCCGCGGGGGGCCAGtgccccacccctttcccctcATTGGCTGCTCCGTCTGCGAGCGCAGGCTGCAGACGGCggcggaagagagagaggaagctgaGGCAACGAAGAGGGGAAGAGCCGACGGAGGGTTGACCCTGGACTCCGGGACAGCAG TCTGCAGCCTGTCATTCGCTGAGTCAGTTCAAAGGGGCGGGGCCTTAGCGACTGATGGCGTGAGGGCCCAACTTGGAGGTCAAGGGCTGTTCTCTCCGTGCATGCAAGAAAAACGAG cTCTTCTCAGCCCGATCAGCCTGGCAGTGGATGCCATTCTGGCCCAGTTCAACTCCTCTCGAACCCTGGTGCAGAAG GTGCAGTCGGGAGACAGCCGGGTGAACCCGTCTCTGGGCAGGCTGGTGCTGCAGTGCCTGTGCCCGGCCCTGAGCGGCCTGCTCTCCGACGGCCTCAAGCCCAACCAGACGGACCTCATCACGGGCAGGAGGCCAAATTCACCCTGGGGATTGGTGCAGGCCTGCACGGGCCCAG GCCCCAGTACCCAGGCCATGCACAGCCTGCAGTGCCAGGTATCCCAGCTGCCCCAGCTCAGACAGAGCCGGCACCGGTTCAACGCCTTCCTGCTCGGCCTGCTCAA cATCAAACTCCTGGATCACTGGGTCTTCCATCTGCAGTCGTGTGATG ATGTGCTGGACACTCACTATCACCCCACTTCCTTTATGTGGCTCTCTCGCACTTCCTGTCAGCCTCTCTTTGaggagctcctcctcctgctgcagccGCTGTCCCTCCTGACCTTTAACATAGACCTGCTGTTCCAGCACCACCACTttgaccccgcctcccccacgCCCTCCGCGGCCAATTACGGCCGGGAGAACGCCGGCCCGGCCAATCGGGCCTGTAGCTTCAGGATCCCGGGGTTGTCCTGCTGGAGGAGGGATCAGTCATGGAATACGTCAAAGCAAGCTCCTGGGGTTTCGGATGACCAACCGAAAACAAAGCTCACAGCCTTGGCCAATAACAGTAACAACGGGCTGAATGGGAGAGCCAATGGCAGCCCAGTGTCAGCCAATAAGGGAGAAGCAGCCAACCACATACTGTGGAAGGAGTGGGAAATTGCGCCCCACAGTGTTGATAACCTCTCTCAGCAGGCCGGGCAAACTGTACAGCAGGGCTGGGggtcagtggtgcagtggggtaGGAAGGTGGGGCAGAGCTGGGGCAGTTATAATAAAGCGGAGCAGAAGGCTTCCCCTCTGCCTCCGGATTCTTGGCTGTCTAACGCCCCCCTTCAGTAtgactacattacccatgagGCTCAGCGGAATCCTGTTCCTGAATGTAGTTCAGCGGCCCCGTGGGTTCTGGGCATGCTGTTTGGGGCGTCCAGAGGGCAGAAAGACCCCCGCAGATGCCCAACTTCGGCCAG GCGTCCGTCTCACTGGCTGGCCCCCGGCGTTTCAGTCCTGTCCCGCATCGCAGCCCCCGCCCAGAACTCGGGGTccggagagcgagagaaagagagagagagggagagagcaggagagagagagcaccccaCACTGGCCAG gcCTGTGCGGACCCAGCGTGACCACAGGCCGCGGGGCCAGCTCTACTGA
- the lrrc71 gene encoding leucine-rich repeat-containing protein 71 isoform X2 has protein sequence MKKRGVKTPKDRRNSGNEDDPSRVAGQNVQDKSTVENIDDYQCCGSLDVDFPEVCALLGMIEVPAVTQRKKTSASQNTEQSTMEGSQSNVTNGDETTPWCPKPRLQVELENEEDPRSVREVKVLGWKVDERVSRALTKTLPALSSLQRLHLWQVGLTDRTLCSLKNTVSLCSSLRTVALEGTPLPDECFHLLMAEDSKLAHLSLRNNRIGEEGARLIGGALSTARGANKSLQSLNLTFNAIGDCGAQHIAKGLRLNRTLLCLSLGFNHIGDDGASYLAEVLGPFSLSHKEIVERRRLLSRKDPLILSSDSARRASIPSSSSLERSTTKGSKPASKKRPPPKKEEKQAANQGAGAAGKKEDQKNSKKGADTKGPRVRGLRSGGKERSSSVLDVETADVAETVSPLLDTEAQHGQGRVSLPGNSVLTSLNLSGNRLTERSLRLFLKAVKEQDEGGLLRLSLSRNRFPLLNCETYLKIQEAMKHKDPLHKNIPAPVEEGRTAENLTDSGEMNQNNTHKEGHKQASKS, from the exons ATGAAGAAAAGAGGTGTAAAGACTCCCAAAGACAGACGGAATTCTGGGAATGAGGACGACCCCTCAAGAGTAGCAG GTCAAAATGTTCAGGACAAGTCTACAGTTGAAAACATAG aTGATTATCAGTGCTGTGGAAGCCTAGATGTAGATTTCCCAGAAGTCTGCGCTCTGCTGGGAATGATAGAAGTCCCCGCGGTAACCCAGCGGAAAAAGACCAGCgcctcacagaacacagagcaaaGCACCATGG AGGGCAGCCAATCGAATGTGACCAACGGTGACGAGACCACGCCCTGGTGCCctaagccccgcctccaggTGGAGCTGGAGAATGAGGAGGATCCACGCAGTGTCAGGGAGGTCAAAGTGCTTG GTTGGAAAGTCGACGAGAGGGTCTCTCGGGCGCTGACCAAGACCCTGCCGGCCCTGAGCAGCCTGCAGCGGCTTCA tctgTGGCAGGTGGGCTTGACTGATCGGACTCTGTGCTCCCTGAAAAACACGGTTTCCCTGTGCAGCAGTCTCAG gACAGTGGCTTTGGAAGGAACTCCTCTCCCAGATGAGTGTTTCCACCTGCTGATGGCAGAAGACAGCAA gctcgcTCACCTCTCTCTGCGGAATAACCGGATTGGAGAGGAGGGGGCCCGGCTGATAGGCGGGGCCCTGTCCACGGCCCGCGGGGCCAACAAGAGCCTGCAGTCCCTCAACCTGACCTTCAACGCCATCGGAGACTGCGGGGCCCAGCACATCGCCAAG ggttTGCGTCTCAACCGCACTttgctgtgtctgtctctggGGTTCAATCACATCGGGGACGATGGGGCCAGCTATCTTGCCGAG GTGCTGGGGCCCTTCTCTCTGAGTCACAAGGAGAtcgtggagaggaggaggctgcTGAGCCGGAAGGATCCGCTG ATCCTGAGCTCAGACTCCGCCCGGCGAGCCTCCATCCCCAGCAGCTCCTCCCTGGAGCGCAGCACCACCAAGGGGAGCAAGCCCGCCTCCAAGAAGAGG CCTCCGCCCaagaaggaggagaagcaggCGGCCAATCAGGGCGCAGGAGCCGCTGGAAAGAAGGAGGACcagaaaaattctaaaaaaG gtgccGACACTAAGGGTCCCCGGGTCAGAGGTTTGAGGTCAGGGGGCAAAGAGCGGAGTTCGTCTGTGTTGGACGTAGAG ACTGCTGATGTCGCAGAGACAGtgagccccctgctggacacaGAGGCACAGCACGGCCAGGGACGCGTGTCACTGCCGGGCAACAGCGTCCTCACCTCCCTCAATCTATCAG GGAACCGGCTGACTGAGCGGTCGCTGCGTTTATTCCTGAAGGCGGTGAAAGAGCAGGACGAGGGCGGCCtcctccgcctctccctctcc agaaaccGCTTCCCACTACTGAACTGTGAAACCTACCTGAAGATTCAGGAAGCAATGAAGCACAAAGATCCTCTACACAAAAACATTCCCGCCCCCGTGGAGGAGGGCCGGACAGCGGAGAATTTGACTGACTCTGGGGAGATgaaccaaaataacacacacaaagaaggACACAAGCAAGCCTCAAAATCCTAG
- the lrrc71 gene encoding leucine-rich repeat-containing protein 71 isoform X1, translated as METQRTQWFDRAQGASHNQQDKSENMKKRGVKTPKDRRNSGNEDDPSRVAGQNVQDKSTVENIDDYQCCGSLDVDFPEVCALLGMIEVPAVTQRKKTSASQNTEQSTMEGSQSNVTNGDETTPWCPKPRLQVELENEEDPRSVREVKVLGWKVDERVSRALTKTLPALSSLQRLHLWQVGLTDRTLCSLKNTVSLCSSLRTVALEGTPLPDECFHLLMAEDSKLAHLSLRNNRIGEEGARLIGGALSTARGANKSLQSLNLTFNAIGDCGAQHIAKGLRLNRTLLCLSLGFNHIGDDGASYLAEVLGPFSLSHKEIVERRRLLSRKDPLILSSDSARRASIPSSSSLERSTTKGSKPASKKRPPPKKEEKQAANQGAGAAGKKEDQKNSKKGADTKGPRVRGLRSGGKERSSSVLDVETADVAETVSPLLDTEAQHGQGRVSLPGNSVLTSLNLSGNRLTERSLRLFLKAVKEQDEGGLLRLSLSRNRFPLLNCETYLKIQEAMKHKDPLHKNIPAPVEEGRTAENLTDSGEMNQNNTHKEGHKQASKS; from the exons ATGGAAACGCAGAGGACGCAATGGTTTGACCGTGCTCAAG GAGCATCACACAACCAACAGGATAAATCTGAGAACATGAAGAAAAGAGGTGTAAAGACTCCCAAAGACAGACGGAATTCTGGGAATGAGGACGACCCCTCAAGAGTAGCAG GTCAAAATGTTCAGGACAAGTCTACAGTTGAAAACATAG aTGATTATCAGTGCTGTGGAAGCCTAGATGTAGATTTCCCAGAAGTCTGCGCTCTGCTGGGAATGATAGAAGTCCCCGCGGTAACCCAGCGGAAAAAGACCAGCgcctcacagaacacagagcaaaGCACCATGG AGGGCAGCCAATCGAATGTGACCAACGGTGACGAGACCACGCCCTGGTGCCctaagccccgcctccaggTGGAGCTGGAGAATGAGGAGGATCCACGCAGTGTCAGGGAGGTCAAAGTGCTTG GTTGGAAAGTCGACGAGAGGGTCTCTCGGGCGCTGACCAAGACCCTGCCGGCCCTGAGCAGCCTGCAGCGGCTTCA tctgTGGCAGGTGGGCTTGACTGATCGGACTCTGTGCTCCCTGAAAAACACGGTTTCCCTGTGCAGCAGTCTCAG gACAGTGGCTTTGGAAGGAACTCCTCTCCCAGATGAGTGTTTCCACCTGCTGATGGCAGAAGACAGCAA gctcgcTCACCTCTCTCTGCGGAATAACCGGATTGGAGAGGAGGGGGCCCGGCTGATAGGCGGGGCCCTGTCCACGGCCCGCGGGGCCAACAAGAGCCTGCAGTCCCTCAACCTGACCTTCAACGCCATCGGAGACTGCGGGGCCCAGCACATCGCCAAG ggttTGCGTCTCAACCGCACTttgctgtgtctgtctctggGGTTCAATCACATCGGGGACGATGGGGCCAGCTATCTTGCCGAG GTGCTGGGGCCCTTCTCTCTGAGTCACAAGGAGAtcgtggagaggaggaggctgcTGAGCCGGAAGGATCCGCTG ATCCTGAGCTCAGACTCCGCCCGGCGAGCCTCCATCCCCAGCAGCTCCTCCCTGGAGCGCAGCACCACCAAGGGGAGCAAGCCCGCCTCCAAGAAGAGG CCTCCGCCCaagaaggaggagaagcaggCGGCCAATCAGGGCGCAGGAGCCGCTGGAAAGAAGGAGGACcagaaaaattctaaaaaaG gtgccGACACTAAGGGTCCCCGGGTCAGAGGTTTGAGGTCAGGGGGCAAAGAGCGGAGTTCGTCTGTGTTGGACGTAGAG ACTGCTGATGTCGCAGAGACAGtgagccccctgctggacacaGAGGCACAGCACGGCCAGGGACGCGTGTCACTGCCGGGCAACAGCGTCCTCACCTCCCTCAATCTATCAG GGAACCGGCTGACTGAGCGGTCGCTGCGTTTATTCCTGAAGGCGGTGAAAGAGCAGGACGAGGGCGGCCtcctccgcctctccctctcc agaaaccGCTTCCCACTACTGAACTGTGAAACCTACCTGAAGATTCAGGAAGCAATGAAGCACAAAGATCCTCTACACAAAAACATTCCCGCCCCCGTGGAGGAGGGCCGGACAGCGGAGAATTTGACTGACTCTGGGGAGATgaaccaaaataacacacacaaagaaggACACAAGCAAGCCTCAAAATCCTAG